The following proteins are co-located in the Solanum pennellii chromosome 8, SPENNV200 genome:
- the LOC107028919 gene encoding RNA polymerase sigma factor sigC, with protein MGFRLHLKWGFSLQPPFSSNSSSWPSSHSFKGRETLYDPARSLKPFINGDCEPSHSDPFRVQTCLSDPQLWTSDASVTIETKTRNGRGSPSNVYGDIGSYKIDGEKPTYINTTKSLHFSLLMKNLDLLENMFADSEMSRLERDILVQLEKLGALEFFHTCLSRTHHSSTFPKVLDVPRELIKEVEKDDLVGNAMDKVVVRSRKKQERMSRRKRASRNANDIITVQPHTKNIQEDLQQPKFYSGKRTHASRNKRQKIAKNEAEMSKGVKLVAQLERIRSILEEETGRVATFSSWAEAAGIEQKELQQHLHFGWYCRDELLKSTRSLVLYLARNYRGLGVAFEDLIQAGNMGVLQGAVRFDHTRGYKFSTYVQYWIRKSLSKLVAQHARGVRIPFTICKVINQIHKARKTLSRSHGKFPADDEIAKFTGLSTARIAMASKCLRVVGSIDQKVGDCISAKVLELTPDKSVTSPEETVMRQDIVDNMYALLESLDPKEQQVIYFRFGLETHQRKSLEEIGRLYGVSKEWIRRIERRALTKLRSADYFQHITHYSL; from the exons ATGGGTTTTAGGCTACATCTCAAATGGGGTTTCTCTCTTCAGCCCCCTTTCTCCTCCAATTCATCATCATGGCCTTCTTCACACTCTT TCAAAGGACGGGAAACTTTATATGATCCAGCTAGGTCTCTCAAACCTTTTATCAACGGCGACTGTGAGCCTTCACATAGTGATCCGTTCAGAGTGCAGACTTGCTTATCTGACCCCCAATTGTGGACTAGTGATGCATCAGTAACTATAGAAACAAAg ACGCGAAATGGCAGAGGGTCTCCTAGCAATGTATATGGAGATATTGGCAGTTATAAGATTGACGGGGAGAAACcaacatatataaatacaacCAAATCTCTTCATTTTAGTTTACTAATGAAAAATCTTGATCTGCTGGAAAACATGTTTGCTGATTCAGAGATGTCAAGATTAGAAAGAGATATTTTGGTGCAACTAGAAAAGCTTGGAGCTTTAGAATTCTTTCATACTTGTCTCTCAAGGACACATCATTCTTCTACTTTTCCTAAGGTTCTTGATGTGCCAAGGGAGCTAATTAAAGAAGTTGAGAAAGACGATCTTGTCGGAAATGCAATGGATAAGGTTGTCGTACGTTCTAGGAAAAAGCAAGAGCGTAtgtcaagaagaaaaagagcaTCCAGAAATGCCAATGACATTATTACAGTGCAGCCGCATACCAAAAATATCCAGGAGGATTTGCAACAGCCAAAGTTCTATTCTGGGAAAAGAACACACGCCTCTAGAAATAAAAGACAGAAAATTGCTAAGAATGAGGCGGAGATGTCAAAAGGTGTTAAG TTGGTGGCACAATTGGAAAGGATCAGGTCAATCCTTGAAGAAGAAACTGGTCGAGTAGCTACTTTCAGTAGCTGGGCAGAAGCTGCTGGGATTGAACAGAAGGAGTTGCAGCAACACTTGCATTTTGGTTGGTATTGCAGGGATGAGCTTCTGAAAAGTACACGGTCCTTAGTCTTATATCTGGCAAGAAACTACAGGGGGCTTGGAGTGGCATTTGAAGACTTAATTCAG GCTGGAAACATGGGTGTTCTACAAGGTGCTGTAAGGTTTGACCACACTAGGGGATACAAATTCTCGACTTACGTTCAGTATTGGATACGAAAATCATTGTCAAAATTGGTGGCACAACATGCTAGAGGGGTTCGAATTCCC TTCACTATATGCAAAGtaataaatcaaatacataaaGCTCGAAAAACTCTCAGTAGGAGCCATGGCAAATTTCCAGCTGACGATGAAATTGCCAAGTTCACAGGTCTATCCACAGCTAGAATTGCAATGGCTAGTAAATGTCTGAGAgttgttggttcaattgatCAGAAAGTTGGAGATTGCATCAGCGCAAAAGTTCTA GAGCTTACACCTGATAAATCGGTTACAAGCCCAGAGGAAACTGTCATGAGGCAAGACATAGTAGACAACATGTATGCACTTTTGGAAAGCTTGGATCCAAAAGAGCAGcaagtaatatattttaggtTTGGTCTTGAAACTCATCAACGCAAGTCACTCGAGGAGATTGGGAGGCTTTATGGAGTTAGTAAAGAATGGATTAGGAGAATAGAACGAAGAGCTCTCACCAAATTAAGAAGCGCGGATTATTTCCAACATATAACTCATTACTCTCTGTAG